In Phoenix dactylifera cultivar Barhee BC4 unplaced genomic scaffold, palm_55x_up_171113_PBpolish2nd_filt_p 000167F, whole genome shotgun sequence, a single window of DNA contains:
- the LOC103713923 gene encoding 30S ribosomal protein S17, chloroplastic — protein MFLTSPLLQLSSSLKHHPSLFLHGSSPAITSLPKASPFSLSPAAPPPPPSLLSVKAMKKMQGRVVCATSDKTVAVEVVRLAPHPKYKRRIRKKKKYQAHDPLNQFKVGDLVELEKSRPISKTKAFIAVPVTARNAPKPVDPVPADLLDLPLQSQQRA, from the coding sequence ATGTTCCTAACCTCCCCTCTCCTCcaactctcctcctccctcaaaCACCATCCCTCCCTATTCCTCCATGGCTCCTCTCCGGCCATCACCTCTCTCCCCAAGGCGtcacctttctctctttctccggCGGCGCCGCCTCCTCCACCTTCGCTCCTCTCTGTCAAGGCCATGAAGAAGATGCAGGGCCGCGTGGTGTGCGCTACCAGCGACAAGACGGTAGCGGTGGAGGTGGTCCGTCTCGCCCCCCACCCCAAGTACAAGCGCCGCATCcgcaagaagaagaagtacCAGGCCCACGACCCTTTGAACCAGTTCAAGGTTGGTGACTTAGTCGAGCTCGAGAAGTCCCGTCCCATCAGCAAGACCAAGGCCTTCATTGCTGTCCCTGTCACCGCCCGCAATGCCCCCAAGCCCGTCGATCCCGTCCCTGCCGACCTCCTTGACCTTCCCCTCCAGTCCCAGCAGCGGGCATAA